A DNA window from Myxococcus xanthus contains the following coding sequences:
- a CDS encoding DUF503 domain-containing protein, which yields MFVGVARLTLQIPDSGSLKSKRQVLRRVTDRLKARFNVAVAEVEDQDLWQKASLALAVVGNERRHVDEQLEKIIHSVEEMYVAPLLSRETEILGFGDQLFASGQAASRGSFSAQAVDEDVEELDLSPEQAAAHSEAAIARFLRGERGSLAEAEGLGEWESRHEGGMDGGTSRPSPSSGGRMTFDEARARARSLRNPRDWEKK from the coding sequence ATGTTCGTAGGTGTCGCACGCCTCACCCTGCAGATTCCGGACAGTGGTTCGCTGAAGTCCAAGCGGCAGGTGCTCCGCCGGGTGACGGACCGGCTCAAGGCCCGCTTCAACGTGGCGGTGGCCGAGGTCGAGGACCAGGATCTCTGGCAGAAGGCGTCACTGGCGCTCGCGGTGGTGGGCAACGAGCGGCGCCACGTGGACGAGCAGCTGGAGAAAATCATCCACTCCGTCGAGGAGATGTATGTCGCCCCGCTGTTGTCGCGGGAGACGGAAATCCTCGGCTTCGGGGACCAGCTCTTCGCGAGCGGCCAGGCGGCCTCGCGAGGTTCCTTCTCGGCGCAGGCCGTGGATGAGGACGTGGAGGAGTTGGACCTTTCCCCAGAGCAGGCGGCGGCGCATTCGGAGGCCGCCATTGCCCGCTTCCTGCGCGGCGAGCGCGGCTCGCTCGCGGAGGCGGAGGGGTTGGGAGAGTGGGAAAGCCGCCATGAAGGCGGCATGGATGGCGGCACGAGCCGCCCGTCTCCGTCGAGCGGTGGACGGATGACGTTCGACGAGGCACGGGCTCGGGCCCGTTCCCTGCGCAACCCGCGAGACTGGGAGAAGAAATGA
- the rbfA gene encoding 30S ribosome-binding factor RbfA yields the protein MTTHSRPERVGQEIQAAIGDLLTRGMLRDPRIGYITITGVKVSPDLRVARVFYSMMGNEQERADTQKGLEAAKGFVRREVTSAVNLRVSPEIFFSFDESVGEGDKIDRLLREVRNKEGW from the coding sequence ATGACGACGCATTCCCGACCGGAGCGCGTGGGGCAGGAAATCCAGGCGGCCATCGGTGACTTGCTCACCCGGGGCATGCTGAGGGATCCGCGCATCGGCTACATCACGATTACAGGCGTGAAGGTCTCCCCGGACCTTCGCGTGGCCCGTGTCTTCTATTCGATGATGGGCAACGAGCAGGAGCGGGCGGACACGCAGAAGGGCCTGGAAGCCGCCAAGGGCTTCGTGCGCCGCGAGGTGACGTCCGCCGTCAACCTGCGCGTGTCGCCGGAAATCTTCTTCTCCTTCGACGAATCGGTGGGCGAAGGTGACAAGATTGACCGGCTGCTGCGCGAAGTCCGCAACAAGGAAGGCTGGTAG
- the infB gene encoding translation initiation factor IF-2, protein MSKKRVHEIAKELKSHGIELDNKEVVTELSSLGYDVKSHSSSLDDDQATAAVQKILDKRKPKQATPPVTAKGFVVRRKVGPPAGATADSGAEASQAAEPAYEPPSAPEPATFAAEEPVQAPPPVEAPRAPVEAPSAPEPQRVEAPVAAATEPTAPAAVTSTPPAQVAEATKAPAAAEVASPPPAAEAPQAPVEAPRAAVPAPAAAQPRPSVQESTTLPQPPPRSPVPPAVRTPSSTSSSATVVSRGPAPGYQQRGGPGGGRPGGPGGPGGRPGGPGGPGGRPGGPGGPGGRPGGPGGPGGRPGGPGGRPSYQGPGSYQGAGRPGQGPVRPTSAPGTGVQASASASPIPQGPTIMVGGVPHAQVSPTGTARPTATQAVVISRPLIQVRRVTPTAGQAKQYPMAPGRTGIPERREYKVVPDHLGRGRELVDVSKNKERGQRKRTSGDTQSVSKQELTDMVWGRVTIPIRGKKRKPTKKGAKTQITQMAEEKKVIKLQEGISVSDLGQRMGVRSAELIKKLMGLGKMATANQLVDADTAEMIAGDYGWKIDRVGFEVEDYLPEVETRPEDERPRPPVVAIMGHVDHGKTSLLDAIRKASVAQGEAGGITQHIGAYSITTARGDVTFLDTPGHEAFTSMRARGADVTDIVVLVVASDDGVMPQTVEAIKHAKAAEVPIVVAINKMDLPTANLDRVKKDLATHELVPEEWGGDTIMVPVSAKTKENLELLLENLALQAEVLELASNPLRPSVGAIIEAKLDRGRGPVATVLVQEGTLKLGDAVVTGSHYGRVRAMTNSRGEQVKEVKPGYCAEVVGLSGVPGAGDAINVVADEKAAKQIAEHRNMKERQTELSKVSRESLEQLFAKTKAGGGPKELRVVIKADVQGSAEAVKQAVQKLSTHKVKVEVVHSGVGAITEGDVMRAAASKGVVLGFNVNPESGAEAAAKAQEVVLKSYSIIYELIDGVRTEMEGLLEPIRTERKLGRAEVRNTFNVPRLGTIAGAAVLDGVMKRGAIVRLMRENKQLFSGKMASLRRFKDDVKEVAQGFECGIGIESFNDLKPGDIIEAYEIVETRQSLT, encoded by the coding sequence ATGTCGAAGAAGCGCGTCCACGAAATCGCCAAGGAACTCAAGAGCCACGGGATTGAGCTCGACAACAAGGAGGTCGTCACCGAGCTGTCGAGCCTCGGTTACGACGTCAAGAGCCACTCGTCGTCTCTCGATGACGACCAGGCGACCGCTGCCGTCCAGAAGATTCTGGACAAGCGCAAGCCGAAGCAGGCCACGCCGCCCGTGACGGCGAAGGGCTTCGTCGTGCGCCGCAAGGTGGGTCCGCCCGCCGGTGCGACCGCGGACAGCGGGGCCGAGGCTTCACAGGCCGCCGAGCCCGCCTATGAGCCGCCGTCGGCGCCCGAGCCCGCCACGTTCGCCGCCGAGGAGCCAGTGCAGGCACCTCCGCCCGTCGAGGCGCCCCGTGCGCCCGTCGAGGCGCCGAGCGCCCCGGAGCCCCAGCGCGTCGAGGCCCCGGTCGCCGCCGCCACGGAGCCCACGGCTCCGGCTGCTGTCACGTCTACGCCCCCCGCGCAGGTCGCCGAGGCCACCAAGGCCCCTGCCGCCGCCGAGGTGGCTTCACCCCCGCCCGCCGCCGAGGCCCCTCAGGCCCCGGTGGAGGCTCCCCGCGCTGCCGTGCCGGCTCCCGCCGCCGCGCAGCCTCGTCCCTCTGTTCAGGAGAGCACCACCTTGCCCCAACCCCCCCCACGCTCACCGGTACCGCCGGCAGTCCGGACGCCTTCGAGCACTTCTTCGTCCGCGACCGTCGTCTCCCGGGGCCCCGCGCCTGGCTACCAGCAGCGTGGTGGGCCCGGTGGTGGTCGCCCCGGTGGTCCGGGTGGCCCGGGTGGTCGTCCCGGTGGTCCGGGCGGCCCGGGTGGTCGTCCCGGTGGTCCGGGCGGCCCGGGTGGTCGTCCCGGTGGTCCGGGCGGCCCGGGTGGTCGTCCCGGCGGTCCGGGTGGACGTCCGTCCTACCAGGGACCGGGCTCGTATCAGGGCGCCGGCCGTCCTGGTCAGGGACCGGTGCGTCCGACCTCGGCGCCCGGCACGGGGGTGCAGGCCTCGGCCTCGGCCTCTCCGATTCCGCAGGGCCCCACCATCATGGTCGGCGGCGTGCCGCACGCCCAGGTATCGCCCACGGGCACGGCCCGTCCCACGGCGACCCAGGCCGTCGTCATCTCGCGCCCGCTCATCCAGGTGCGCCGCGTGACGCCCACGGCCGGTCAGGCCAAGCAGTACCCCATGGCGCCGGGCCGCACGGGCATCCCCGAGCGGCGTGAGTACAAGGTGGTCCCGGACCACCTGGGCCGTGGCCGCGAACTGGTGGACGTCTCCAAGAACAAGGAGCGTGGCCAGCGCAAGCGCACCAGCGGTGATACGCAGAGCGTGTCCAAGCAGGAACTGACGGACATGGTCTGGGGCCGCGTCACCATCCCCATCCGTGGCAAGAAGCGCAAGCCCACGAAGAAGGGCGCCAAGACGCAGATCACCCAGATGGCCGAGGAGAAGAAGGTCATCAAGCTGCAGGAGGGCATCTCCGTGTCCGACCTGGGCCAGCGCATGGGTGTGCGCAGCGCCGAGCTCATCAAGAAGCTGATGGGCCTGGGGAAGATGGCCACCGCGAACCAGTTGGTGGACGCGGACACGGCGGAGATGATCGCCGGCGACTACGGCTGGAAGATCGACCGCGTGGGCTTCGAGGTGGAGGACTACCTGCCCGAGGTGGAGACCCGTCCCGAGGACGAGCGTCCCCGTCCGCCGGTCGTCGCCATCATGGGCCACGTCGACCACGGCAAGACGAGCCTCCTGGACGCCATCCGGAAGGCCAGCGTCGCGCAGGGCGAGGCGGGTGGCATCACCCAGCACATCGGCGCGTACAGCATCACCACCGCGCGCGGTGACGTGACGTTCCTCGACACGCCGGGCCACGAGGCCTTCACGTCCATGCGCGCCCGTGGCGCCGACGTGACGGACATCGTGGTGCTGGTGGTGGCCTCGGACGACGGCGTGATGCCCCAGACGGTGGAGGCCATCAAGCACGCGAAGGCGGCGGAGGTGCCCATCGTCGTCGCCATCAACAAGATGGACCTGCCGACCGCGAACCTGGACCGCGTGAAGAAGGACCTGGCCACCCACGAACTCGTGCCGGAAGAGTGGGGCGGGGACACCATCATGGTGCCCGTCTCCGCGAAGACGAAGGAGAACCTGGAACTCCTGCTGGAGAACCTGGCCCTCCAGGCCGAGGTGCTCGAGCTGGCCTCCAACCCGCTCCGTCCGTCGGTGGGCGCCATCATCGAGGCCAAGCTGGACCGCGGCCGTGGCCCCGTCGCCACGGTGCTGGTGCAGGAAGGCACGCTGAAGCTGGGTGACGCCGTCGTCACCGGCTCGCACTACGGCCGCGTCCGCGCGATGACGAACAGCCGCGGCGAGCAGGTGAAGGAAGTGAAGCCGGGCTACTGCGCCGAGGTCGTCGGCCTGTCCGGCGTGCCGGGCGCGGGTGACGCCATCAACGTGGTGGCGGACGAGAAGGCGGCCAAGCAGATCGCCGAGCACCGCAACATGAAGGAGCGGCAGACCGAGCTGTCGAAGGTCAGCCGCGAGTCCCTGGAGCAGCTGTTCGCCAAGACGAAGGCGGGCGGTGGTCCCAAGGAGCTGCGCGTCGTCATCAAGGCGGACGTGCAGGGCTCGGCCGAGGCCGTCAAGCAGGCCGTCCAGAAGCTCTCCACCCACAAGGTCAAGGTGGAGGTGGTCCACTCCGGTGTGGGCGCCATCACCGAGGGCGACGTGATGCGGGCGGCGGCCTCCAAGGGCGTCGTGCTGGGCTTCAACGTCAACCCGGAGTCCGGGGCGGAGGCCGCGGCCAAGGCCCAGGAAGTGGTGCTCAAGAGCTACTCCATCATCTACGAGCTCATCGACGGGGTTCGTACGGAGATGGAGGGCCTGCTGGAGCCCATCCGCACCGAGCGCAAGCTGGGTCGCGCGGAGGTGCGCAACACCTTCAACGTGCCGCGTCTGGGCACCATCGCCGGTGCGGCGGTGCTGGATGGCGTCATGAAGCGCGGCGCCATCGTCCGCCTCATGCGCGAGAACAAGCAGCTGTTCTCCGGGAAGATGGCGTCGCTGCGGCGCTTCAAGGACGACGTCAAGGAAGTCGCGCAGGGCTTCGAGTGCGGTATCGGCATCGAGAGCTTCAACGACCTCAAGCCCGGTGACATCATCGAGGCGTACGAGATCGTAGAGACTCGGCAGAGCCTCACCTAG
- the pnp gene encoding polyribonucleotide nucleotidyltransferase → MLKKSVKIGESELSIEVGRLAKQADGSVVVRYGDTMLLVTAVSAREKKDIDFLPLTVEYQEKLYSAGRIPGSYFKREGRLTEKETLASRLVDRSCRPLFPEGYAYETQIIASVISSDPENEGDIHGITGASAALWVSDIPFDGPIAGIRVGRVGGQLVANPTAKQREQSDLDLVMAVSRKAIVMVEGGAEEVSEADMVAALDFGFTTAQPALDLQDELRRELNKQVRSFEKPAAVDEGLRAKVRELAMDGIKAGYGIKEKGARYEALGKTKKEALAKLKEQLGDGYTPLVEKHAKAVVEDLKYEHMREMTVNGGRIGDRGHDVVRSITCEVGVLPRTHGSAVFTRGETQALVVTTLGTSDDEQRLEMLGGMAFKRFMLHYNFPPFSVNETKPLRGPGRREVGHGALAERALRNMVPKSESFPYTVRLVSDILESNGSSSMASVCGGTLALMDAGVPLKAPVAGIAMGLVKEGDKIAILSDILGDEDHLGDMDFKVCGTSKGITSIQMDIKITGLTTEIMSRALEQARQGRLHILGEMLKTLAESRKEISQYAPRITTIQIRPEFIKNVIGPGGKVIKDIIARTGAAINIEDSGRVDIASANGEAVKAAIAMIQALTREAEIGKIYTGTVRKIAEFGAFVELFPGTDGLIHISELSDKRVKSVSDVLNEGDEVLVKVVSIDKTGKIRLSRKEAMAERAAQQGAAAGEAAAQPAPAPTQPDAKA, encoded by the coding sequence ATGTTGAAGAAGAGCGTCAAGATTGGCGAGAGCGAGCTGAGCATCGAAGTGGGCCGTCTGGCGAAGCAGGCCGACGGTTCCGTGGTGGTCCGCTATGGCGACACCATGCTGCTGGTGACGGCGGTGAGCGCCCGGGAGAAGAAGGACATCGACTTCCTTCCCCTGACGGTGGAGTACCAGGAGAAGCTGTATTCGGCCGGCCGCATCCCCGGCAGCTACTTCAAGCGCGAGGGCCGTCTCACGGAGAAGGAGACGCTGGCCAGCCGCCTGGTCGACCGCTCCTGCCGCCCGCTGTTCCCGGAAGGCTACGCGTACGAGACGCAGATCATCGCCAGCGTCATCTCCTCCGACCCGGAGAACGAGGGTGACATCCACGGCATCACCGGCGCCTCCGCGGCGCTGTGGGTGTCGGACATCCCGTTTGACGGCCCCATTGCCGGCATCCGCGTGGGCCGCGTCGGCGGTCAGCTGGTGGCCAACCCCACCGCGAAGCAGCGCGAGCAGAGCGACCTGGACCTGGTCATGGCGGTGAGCCGTAAGGCCATCGTCATGGTGGAAGGTGGCGCGGAGGAGGTCTCCGAGGCCGACATGGTCGCGGCGCTCGACTTCGGCTTCACGACGGCGCAGCCCGCGCTGGACCTGCAGGACGAGCTGCGGCGCGAGCTGAACAAGCAGGTTCGCTCCTTCGAGAAGCCCGCCGCCGTGGACGAGGGCCTGCGCGCCAAGGTGCGTGAGCTGGCCATGGACGGCATCAAGGCGGGCTACGGCATCAAGGAGAAGGGCGCGCGTTACGAGGCGCTCGGCAAGACGAAGAAGGAGGCGCTCGCCAAGCTCAAGGAGCAGCTGGGCGACGGCTACACCCCCCTGGTGGAGAAGCACGCCAAGGCGGTGGTGGAGGACCTGAAGTACGAGCACATGCGCGAGATGACGGTCAACGGTGGCCGCATCGGCGACCGTGGCCACGACGTGGTCCGTTCGATTACGTGCGAGGTGGGCGTGCTCCCGCGCACCCACGGCAGCGCCGTCTTCACGCGCGGCGAGACGCAGGCGCTCGTGGTCACCACGCTGGGTACCAGCGATGACGAGCAGCGCCTGGAGATGCTGGGCGGCATGGCCTTCAAGCGCTTCATGCTGCACTACAACTTCCCGCCGTTCAGCGTGAACGAGACGAAGCCGCTGCGTGGCCCGGGCCGCCGTGAAGTCGGCCACGGGGCGCTGGCGGAGCGCGCGCTGCGCAACATGGTGCCGAAGAGCGAGTCCTTCCCGTACACGGTGCGCTTGGTGTCGGACATCCTGGAGTCCAACGGCTCCTCGTCCATGGCCTCCGTCTGCGGCGGCACGCTGGCGCTGATGGACGCGGGTGTTCCGCTCAAGGCCCCTGTGGCGGGTATCGCCATGGGTCTGGTGAAGGAGGGCGACAAGATTGCCATCCTCTCCGACATCCTCGGTGACGAGGACCACCTGGGCGACATGGACTTCAAGGTGTGCGGCACCTCGAAGGGCATCACGTCCATCCAGATGGACATCAAGATCACCGGCCTCACGACGGAAATCATGAGCCGCGCGCTGGAGCAGGCGCGTCAGGGCCGCCTCCACATCCTGGGTGAGATGCTCAAGACGCTGGCCGAGTCCCGCAAGGAGATCAGCCAGTACGCGCCGCGCATCACCACCATCCAGATTCGTCCCGAGTTCATCAAGAACGTCATCGGGCCGGGCGGCAAGGTCATCAAGGACATCATCGCCCGCACGGGTGCCGCGATTAACATCGAGGACTCGGGCCGCGTGGACATCGCCAGCGCGAACGGCGAGGCCGTGAAGGCCGCCATCGCGATGATTCAGGCGCTGACCCGCGAGGCGGAGATCGGGAAGATCTACACGGGTACGGTGCGCAAGATCGCCGAGTTCGGCGCCTTCGTGGAGCTGTTCCCGGGCACCGACGGCCTCATCCACATCTCCGAGCTGTCCGACAAGCGCGTCAAGAGCGTCTCCGACGTGCTGAACGAGGGCGACGAGGTGTTGGTGAAGGTCGTCAGCATCGACAAGACGGGCAAGATTCGCCTGTCGCGCAAGGAGGCCATGGCGGAGCGCGCCGCGCAGCAGGGCGCCGCCGCCGGTGAGGCCGCCGCGCAGCCGGCGCCCGCGCCCACGCAGCCTGACGCCAAGGCCTGA
- the truB gene encoding tRNA pseudouridine(55) synthase TruB, with the protein MDGVLVIDKPTGPTSFDVVRQVRSLLRLKKVGHTGTLDPLATGVLPLCLGEATKVAGFITEGDKAYDATVRLGSETDTLDAEGQVTAQAPVPALTPALIESALARFRGTFDQVPPMYSAVKVGGKRLYELARAGEEVERAARQVTVYELVLRDFSAERLQLSVRCSKGFFVRTLAQEVGRALGCGAHLEALRRTASGPFTLAQALPLADVPELLKEGALASRLMTMSHALVELPEVRVGAADAKRVSHGVPVEVPAGKVGRVRVMGPDDALLAVAEVAGGRLRYLRVLV; encoded by the coding sequence ATGGACGGCGTCCTCGTCATTGACAAGCCCACCGGTCCCACGTCGTTCGACGTGGTCCGCCAGGTGCGTTCGCTGCTTCGCCTGAAGAAGGTGGGCCACACGGGGACGCTGGACCCGCTGGCCACTGGAGTGCTGCCGCTCTGCCTGGGGGAAGCCACCAAGGTCGCGGGCTTCATCACCGAGGGCGACAAGGCCTACGACGCCACGGTGCGTCTGGGCTCGGAGACGGACACCCTGGACGCGGAAGGGCAGGTGACGGCGCAGGCGCCCGTGCCCGCCCTGACGCCCGCGCTGATTGAATCCGCGTTGGCGCGCTTCCGGGGCACTTTCGACCAGGTCCCACCCATGTATTCGGCCGTCAAGGTGGGCGGGAAGCGGCTCTACGAACTGGCTCGTGCGGGCGAGGAAGTGGAGCGCGCCGCCCGTCAGGTGACGGTGTACGAGTTGGTGCTGCGGGACTTCTCCGCCGAGCGCCTGCAGCTGTCGGTGCGCTGCTCCAAGGGCTTCTTCGTGCGCACCCTGGCCCAGGAGGTGGGCCGGGCGCTGGGTTGTGGTGCCCACCTGGAGGCACTGCGGCGCACCGCCAGTGGCCCCTTCACCCTGGCGCAGGCGCTGCCGCTGGCGGACGTGCCGGAGCTGCTGAAGGAGGGCGCGCTGGCCAGCCGGCTGATGACCATGTCGCATGCGCTGGTGGAACTGCCGGAGGTCCGGGTGGGCGCCGCCGATGCCAAGCGCGTCTCCCACGGTGTCCCGGTGGAGGTCCCCGCCGGGAAGGTGGGACGGGTGCGCGTCATGGGCCCGGACGACGCGCTGCTGGCGGTGGCCGAAGTGGCCGGTGGCCGCCTGCGCTATTTGCGCGTCCTGGTGTAA
- the rpsO gene encoding 30S ribosomal protein S15 has product MSLHQERKSELVSKFRTHESDTGSPEVQVALLSERITMLTEHFKTHKKDHHSRRGLLKLVGQRRRLLDYLKSKDVARYKKLIDGLGIRK; this is encoded by the coding sequence ATGTCGCTGCACCAGGAGCGTAAGTCGGAGCTGGTGTCGAAGTTCCGGACCCACGAGTCGGACACGGGTTCCCCCGAGGTCCAGGTGGCGCTGCTGTCCGAGCGCATCACCATGCTCACCGAGCACTTCAAGACGCACAAGAAGGACCACCACTCCCGCCGCGGTCTGCTGAAGCTGGTCGGTCAGCGCCGCCGCCTGCTGGACTACCTGAAGTCCAAGGACGTCGCGCGGTACAAGAAGCTCATCGACGGCCTCGGCATCCGCAAGTAG